CACCACTACGTCTGACAGAGGGTACTCCTTTAAATACAAGACCCTGCCCAACATCATACCAGAGGAGTGCACCCGTATCTAGGCCTAAAACCTCTGAGATGGGCTCAGTTCTTCCAAGTAAGATTAATAGTTATACTGGTGTAATCTAAGCCAGGGCAACTGTCTTTGGAGAGCACCTAGGCTAGACCTCTAACTGAAAGGCCTGTATTTGTCATGCACCGAGAATATAGAGCAAAATAAAGTTTGTTATTGATACAGCTACACAAGATGcatttttaataaaaataatttAAGAAACTGAAATGGGTGTGTAGTGTGTTCTTCCTTCTTGCCACAAGAGGGCAATGCAGACTCAGATTAAGGCATTTTAGAAGTGAAGTACAGAGGTCTACAGTGAAGTAATCATTCCAAACAAAGATATTGCAAAGTCATTCTGTTCAAATATATTTATTCATATGAAACTAAACTCATCAGTTACAAAAACGACAAAACTTGGAACAATGTAACAAAAACACTCAAAATATTGAAATGTTAATTTTGTACCgaataaaaaaaggaaaaatgAAATGAACACAGCACACGACGACACGATTGTTTCCAGTTTCCAACTCAATCATTTCATTATGACAACAGATAAGCAAATGTTGGTGCATTTGCCTCCTTAGAATTCCAGTACgaacataaaaaaatgttttttttttttaaacaaaacaaCTCAGACTAGCGCGAACAAAAGGAAACAAGGACACGAGCAAAATGACAGGTACAGGAGGACTACAGGAgtgtttaaacagcatggaagAACATTTATAGTCATCACAGGATTCAAGCATTTCCCAGGTATTTATCACATTTGGCCAATTTGTTGGAATGACTAATATACAAGGCTTTAACAATGAGTGGAGTCTCATGGAATGTCAAAACAATTCACTTTTAATTACTAAACCTCTGACAAAAGATGTACAGTTAACATCCAAGATTAAGTTAAAAGCTTTCGTTAAAGAACTGCACTTTTAGAAAACCTCCCAGCACCTTGTATACAACACACATACATGGACGCACGCCCATCCTCTTAATGTCTGTGCAAAAGGACATCCCCCGCAGGCAAGTGTTCATTGCGGTTCACTCTGTATCCAGCAACAACAAGCCCTGGCATAACAACATGTGCAGTAAATGCTTTTAAGACTTTGTTGAGCCTCGCTCTTAAAATTGGACCGACTAGTAAACTTTGtcaatagagaggagagggggggttaaATGAAAGCTTACACTGGATGAGACCGATTCACCTGACAGAATACAGAAACTGACCGGAGAACACTTTGGAACGGAATGACTGCGAAACAAATTAAAACAAAAACGGACAAACCGAAACACCTTTGGGCAAAAATAAAACGGGGTGTCGACTACATCTAGAAGGCTGTGCTTCAGCGACAGGCACTGCCAAGGTAGGGTGTGGGGTTTCGGCAAGCTGAAACTTGAGACCAAAGTATTTGGAGGCTCTCAAGTCGAATGAGTCAGACGCTAAAAGGAGATTTGTACTGTAGCTTTACGGAAGCTTGGGAAGCTTTACATTTAAAGTTGTCCCTGGCCCTGAATACTGCAAGGCACTTCATCCCTCTCACAACCACACTCGTCAGTCTCTCAGTTGTCTGGCTGTGTCCCCATGTGCTTCCCCATCCGTGGAGGGCCAGTCGGGAAGAGAAAGCAGGCAGTCCAGCAGGCATTGAGCAGGATTCAGGCATGTACTCCTGAGGGAACAACATGTTAGACAGGAAATGGAGAGATCTCTAGGTTCTCTACTACCTCATGGGAACAAACAGTATTGTGGGGTTATATAGGTTAATGTCATTCTGTACAGTAATGCAGTcattcaaaatggcttaaggaatcTGGAACAGGTTCAAATAAACAATGTCTGAAAAATACATATGGCGCCTTCTTCAAATCGCTCTTTTTCTAGGATTGATGAAGCTATATTGTTTTGACCCTTTCAGCAGTCACACACCATTTCACCTCCTTACCTTTCTCGCTGGCCGCTGCCTGTTTCTCCTGCGCGAAGTtgagtctgttctgctctgcagcCGTGGTGTTGTTCTCGGGACTGCTGCTCCGTGACGGGGACCCCTGGCCCTCCTCGTTCTGGTAGGCCAGGTCCAGGTGCTGCTGGGCCATCTTCAGGTGCTTTCTCAGCCTCTCCAGGTCTCTGCTGGACGCCTCGTCCCCCAGGCTCTCCCTCCCATAGTCCCCCGCCAACGGCTCTCTGAACTCTGCCTTCAGCTTGCCTGACGGGTCCTTCTTCCCCAGGACCGTGTGGTACCCTGGCGGGGCCGTGGGTACATGGCGGGAACTGCAGAGGGAGCCCCGGGCCACGGGGGGAAGAGATGGGTTGGGGTGGCGTCTGGCGCGCCCGCGGAGGGTGTCGCGGACCCCGCCGACCCCGAGATGGAGAATCTCCAGGAGGGTGAGTGTGGTGCAGAGGAGAGAAACCACGTACATGACCAGGAGGAAGATGGTCTTTTCGGTGGGCCGCGAGACGAAGCAGTCCACCGTGTGCGGACAGGGAGAGCGCGTGCACACGTAGGAGGGCGCCACCTCGAAGCCATAGAGGACATACTGGCCTAACAGGAAGGCCACCTCGAAGGCGATGCGCGAGATCAGCGACCACACGTACACCTTCATCAGGCCGTCACGCGCGATCCGCCGCCGACCGTCGTGCTTCTTCACAGAGCCTGGAGATGAGACAAATTAACTCACGGACAGCATGCCACAGGGCAAGTCAAAGAAAAGGGACAGGTGTGATCCCCACACAGCTTTAAAATACAAAGTCATTTCCCTGGTGACAACTTTATAACCAGCGTGAATGAAAAGAGTGAAGCAGGTATGAAATGAGTCAGTTTGTGTGGAGAAGCTGTCCCTCACCCTACCTTCTGTCACCTTCACTTTGTCCTTCTCGATCTCCTCAGTGATCATGGGGTCCTCCTCTCCGTTGTCCTCGGCCTCCTCGTAGTCCCGCTGTGCCCCCCGGGTCACGATGGGCATGCTCTTCTTCCCGGCGCGATGAAGAGGCCGGTACTCAACATCGTCCATGCGGGCGATCTTGTGCATGGCAAAGCCCAAGTACATGATGGTAGGGGTGGTGATCAGGatgacctggaggagagagagagggagggagtggatggTAGGGAGTGGATGATAGACAGGGAATTCAAAGTCCCTGAGCGATCGCTTACAAGTACATAAGCAGTTAATGGTTTATTTGTGTCAAAAGGTTATACATCCCATCTGttatggctacacacacacaccttatagtTACTTCACCCTAACTTGAGAAAGCATTTACATATGCTTGCTTGACTCAGTCTCACCTGGAAGATCCAGAAGCGGACGTGTGAGAGCGGAGCGAAGGCGTCGTAGCAGACGTTCTCACACCCGGGCTGCAGCGTGTTGCAGACGAACTTAGCCTGTTCATCGTAGTAGATGGTCTCGCCCCCCACGGCCGTCAGCACGATGCGGAAGATGATGAGCACAGTCAGCCAGATCTTCCCCACGAACGTGCTGTGGTTGGAGATCTCATCCAGGAGACGCGTCAGGAAGCTCCAGCTCATGATGAGGCCTCAGCAGACACCTGGCCAGGGGCCCCTCTCAGCTCTGGGGGGGAGAGGTGATGTTATTTTCAGTGTGACATTTACCTGAAAAAGCCGTTTCTGGTGCTCCTGGCTCATCTCCAGattttcaaagagagaaagaacaccCTGATCATCATGTCAGTTATGGTGGTGGGGTTGGACGAGTGTTAGGAGCAAAAAGGGTAAGCTTCTTAAAACACACAAGTCAACACACCATCCACATCAAGATAAAACAAATCATGCCATTCAAGTGAAGAGATGTCAGCAGAGAGAACTGGCTGCCTCCTGTACAGAGATATCTACACACTAGATATCCTGTACAGACCAGACTGTAGATCAGAAAGCCACCATGCGATACACGTGTGGATGCGTCACCCTGGGAGAGGCACAGATATAAAACCAAGACAGCCATACTACAAAGTGCTAATACAGTAAATCATAACTTAGTATTAAGTTTCTAATCTGTTAGTTACTGTGTGAACTACAGGGGAGGTCCAAACTTCAACCCAGTCAAATTATTTACAAGTCACTACTGTAATACTGCTGGAAATCCACTTGACATGTTAAATTCTTTACCACGATTCAACTAAGCCTGGTTCTTCAGCTAAACCAAACAATCCATATACGACTTTAAAATCAGATGCTGCAAAACCAGTTCTTATTGACCCCTGAACATGAACTACGAATTGAAAAAACAATTAACTGAAAAGGTATGACTTAGGCTTCTTCTTCCTGAAAAGGAATTTTAATTCCCTTTCTGACAGGAACGAATGAAAAATGGCCTCCTTGACCCCAACCTCACTCTCCAGAAAAATAACACTTGAGCAATATTTGATTTGCTCAACAGGGGCCACCCACAAGGTTCATCAATGATGAGCCATACGTGCATATAAGGAGGGCACAGGGAGGGTTGGATGTTGACACCCACACTCCCAGGTTAAATATTATTATAGGAACGAGAAGAGCAGGCGCCAGGTGGAATGGTATGACTTAGTGGGAGTACTGTGGTAGAAGTACCACGAGATGAACGTGTTGCAAGGTCCATGTCTCACACCCAGGCTTCAGATCTATGGCCATAGGTTTCCGTGAAGGACTTAACAAGTGTGGTTTCTGGTTTCATAATATGCTTTTTGCTCTGATGTAAAAAGGAGGTTGTTAATTTggaaccacaaaaaaaaaaaaaaaaaaagctatttttaTAGACTGAACTGCTAGTGAACTATGTATACCGTCTGGTGGACCGGCCCAACAAAAATAGATTCTTAACAGTTGAAAAAGACCTAACACAAGTCGGTCCATACTGTATCACATGGTACCATAGTGGATTGTGGTTCACACCTACATTCTTACAGCGACCTGTCATTCCAAACCCCATCCTGCTCACTACCACCTCTAAAGACTGGGGTCGGCAAGTCACAGCAAGCTGGGACTTCACACTGGGGAGAGAGGTTGGTGCAGGTCAGAGAAGCAAGGCAGACCAGATGGGAAAGCTTAGCAACAGCAGGATAGAAAGACAAAGGACTGGAAGGGGTCAGCTCATAGAGTCACAGTATTTACCAGGACAGTGAATTATGATAGATGAGGAGGCAGGTCAAGATAGAAGCTACTGCAAGGAAATACATTGTCCCCAGTAAAGTGTGTACAGACATTGTAATGGCATACTGTGTACATCGTGAGCTCCAGAAGTATCGGGATAGTGGATTGTTTTGTTGCTTTGAATCTGCACTCCAGCACATTGGatatgaaatgatacaatgactgaggttaaagtgcagatgtCAGCTTTACTTTAAGGGTATtattgggtgaaccgtttagaaattactgtACTTTATGGACATAGCAGCGcagcacccccccccaccccatttAAGGGGAGCAAAAGTATTAGGACAAATGcacttgtgtattaaagtagtaaaaagttaagtatttggccctatattcatagcacgcaatgactacatcaagcttgtgactagaaatgtgttggatgcatttgctgtttgtttcagattattttgcgCCGAATATTAATGAATGGTAAATAGGGTATTGTGCCATTTGAGTCACTTTTTATAAATACTAATATGATACATTTCTAAAGCGCTtctttaatgtggatgctaccaggaTTACGgaaaatcctgaatgaatcgtgaataatgatgagtgagagaaAGTTGGACAGAAATATAATGCACATCATATCTGCACTTTAACATCACAGCCATTCCATCATTTCCAATCCAGTGCTGGAGTACAgcagcaaaacaagaaaatgtGCCACTGTCCCAACACTTTTAGCGCACACTGTATTTGACATGCTGAACCTGTCTAGGAGTGTTCATCTAAAATCAACAGTCATCATTACTCATCTTCATCAATCACCTCCATTTACCTTGCTGACTTTCTAGTTGTTCCAAGAAACAATAACTAGCCCTTCTTTCCCACACTAGTCATCTCTGGATTCAAATATCCCAGAATACATGTGGTTGAGGTGACACGACAAAGTCCTGATCTAGCGCCAGTACCTGAGGGCATACCTCGCCAATCTGCCATCCATGGCATTGCCAGGTCCTCTCAACTTGATCTTTGAAAAAAAGGTGCACTCTTTTCCAGAATGGGTGCAGTAAGCAGATTTAACCAGTCCTATTTGACAATCACTCCGTACAACTGAATCAATGTCTTTCTTAGTTTACCGTGGCAAATCTGTGGCAATTAACCCTACACATTTTCACTGGACAATGTTTTTGTTCTTAATGATCACATGAAATGGAAAAAGTAACAACTTGTCTTAATACAGTATGGTAATTTCTTGGAGAAATAACTCTGAACTGTTCCATCTAAAATGTACCTAAATGTAATTGTAGTTTCAAGTAACTTTTAATAATATTCTAATTATAACATTAAAGATTAAATGTTTTGTAGGAAATATAATCCTATATTCTTACAATAAATATTTTCGATCATTGGGGCAGAAGTAGAGAACGTAGACAGCTGTCTGGCATCAGACTCTTGACACGGTAACATGAGATCAAGTGATCGGCTGGTTTAttcttctgggtttttggttgCAAGCAAGTTTGTTTTAAAACACACGGGTGCAAGTGATCTCCTGTTAGTAGATATTCAATGGACCCCGTATATTTAACAAGGCTAAACTGAACCTAGattagcactcctactctgagacactatgaATATGTTCAGTGAAAATCTCAGTGATCTGATATTGGATCCTCGTCTCCATTTCATAGTGTACTTTGAGAACACAACGGCCATTGAAGATGACAGGTATGATCTAGCCATTGTCTAAAATGTCTCAGTAGAACATCCAATGTTCCATAATGGTCCATGTAATCAACCCGCTCTTCAAAACAAAAAACACCGTCCCAGCAGCCTAAGCATTGTGCAAGAAAATGGGTCAGCCAGCTTTCTTATGAATTTCCTTCTGGCTTTGAAAAGCAGTGGGTACCACCTTCCCAGTGCGTACCATTTCAGCTTTGATCAATTTAGGCCTAGCCTACACCTAACAGGCATGCTACACTGCTCATGCCAGCAAAAGCCATGTGTCCAGTTAAGTTCCGCCAACACATAGGAGAGAATATAAAAAAGGCCAAAGaaacctagaaggccagcatcgtggagtcacctcttcactgttgacattgagactgatgttttgcaggtagtatttaatgaagctgccagttgaggacttgtgaggcgtctgtttctctaactagacactaatgtacttgtccttttgctcagttgtgcaccggggcctcccactccctctattctggttagagccagtttgcactgttctgtgaagaagtagtacacagagttgtacgagatcttcagtatcttggcaatttctcgcatggaatagccttcatttctcagaacaagaatagactgatgagtttcagaagaaagttctttgtttctggccattttgagcctgtaatcgaaaccacaaatgctgctgctccagatactcaactagtctaaggcCAGTTTTATAGCGTCTTTAAATCAGAAGAACAGTTTTCaggtgtgctaacataattgcaaaagggtttgctaatgatcaattatccttttaaaattctaaacttggattagctaatacaatgtgccattggaacacaggagtgatggttgctgataatggtcctctgtacgcctatgtagatattacattaaatctgccgtttccagttacaatagtaatttaccacattaacaatgcctacattgtatttctgatcaatttgatgttattttaatgaaccaAAAGCAtttgcttttcttttaaaaacaaggacatttctaagtgaccccaaacttttgaatggtagtgttaaacattttttttgtattttttttaactacactgaacagaaatataaaggcAACTATTTCAAAGATctcacagagttacagttcatataaggaaaccggtcaattgaaataaattaggccctcatctatggatttcacatgactgggaatacagatatgcatctgttggtcacagatgcatATGGGCCTCAGgacctcgtcacggtatctctgcattcaaaattgccatcaataaaatgcaatggtGTTCaatgtctgtagcttatgcccacccaaaccataaccccaccatggggcactctattcacaatgttgacatcagcaaaccgctcgccaacATGACGCCattcacgtggtctgcggttgtgaagctggttggacatactgtcAAATTCTCGAAAACAGAGGCGGCctatggtagataaattaacattcaattctctggcaacagctctggaggacattcctgcagtcagcataccaattgcacgctcGCCCAAAACATCTATGGCATTGcgttgtgacaaaactacacattttagtggccttttgcccccatcacaaggtgcaccagcgtaatgatcatgccgtttaatcatcttcttgatatgccacaactgtcaggtggatggattatcttggcaaagatgaAATGCTCACCAACATGGATGTaacatttgaaagaaataagctttttgtgcatatggaacatttctggcatcttatgaaacatgggaccaacacttttcatgcgtttatatttttgttcagtgtagtttattGGGGAGGCAGATAAAGCATTTATCAAAATCAATAACTTCTGCATGTGAAaacagaatcctactcattactccaTGTGTCACCTAGTCACCTTTGTTGAGACAACGTCAGTGGCCAGAGCTGGTCACCTGGCTCACGCCCAAGTGGCAACCGGTTCAAAAACGAATATAATCACTTTTCACCCGATGCAAACTTCTTCCAGCGAGGCAACCCGTGCCAGATAATCAAATCACCTATCAGTGACAACCTCGGCCTGGCATTTAAAGTAAACCCAAACAGCAGGAGAACCCTAGACTAAATGGACCAGTAAAGATGGCCAGCTGATAGGCTAACATGTGGGTCATATTTGAAAGGTTAACACACAAAAACAGTTGAGAGAGTGAGGGCAAATAAGCCTATTAAACGAACACTCTTCACAAATCAACAACTGACCAAGACAGAGTAGTTCATTCTCATCTGGACCAAAACTCATCCTAGGCTACTGAGCCAGCAAAGGAATTTAATTACAAGTCAGTGAAGTAAAGACGGGGGGGATGGGAGTTGAGCAGTGCAGAAGGCCTGGTAGTGAAGGTATCCGGTCAAGGTACATCGTGCTAACATTCCTTGGCCTCTAACCAAAAACAGAGATGGCACATGGTGTAGGCCGAGGGCACATGCATGAAACCACTGACTGCATGCTGTCGGTCACACATGGCAACCAATAAACCTACAAACGCCAGTCATTGAACTTCACTGTGTCACTCATAGAACGGTGACTTGAAATGACCTGTGTAGAAGGCCAATGAGCCGGAGAATGTAGATTAGG
The Salmo salar chromosome ssa16, Ssal_v3.1, whole genome shotgun sequence DNA segment above includes these coding regions:
- the LOC106574696 gene encoding gap junction gamma-1 protein is translated as MSWSFLTRLLDEISNHSTFVGKIWLTVLIIFRIVLTAVGGETIYYDEQAKFVCNTLQPGCENVCYDAFAPLSHVRFWIFQVILITTPTIMYLGFAMHKIARMDDVEYRPLHRAGKKSMPIVTRGAQRDYEEAEDNGEEDPMITEEIEKDKVKVTEGSVKKHDGRRRIARDGLMKVYVWSLISRIAFEVAFLLGQYVLYGFEVAPSYVCTRSPCPHTVDCFVSRPTEKTIFLLVMYVVSLLCTTLTLLEILHLGVGGVRDTLRGRARRHPNPSLPPVARGSLCSSRHVPTAPPGYHTVLGKKDPSGKLKAEFREPLAGDYGRESLGDEASSRDLERLRKHLKMAQQHLDLAYQNEEGQGSPSRSSSPENNTTAAEQNRLNFAQEKQAAASEKGVHA